From Candidatus Methylomirabilota bacterium, one genomic window encodes:
- a CDS encoding DUF3780 domain-containing protein produces the protein MIERPKTIDFGAPDAYGAHLFRVEILASRHEPVVIVEDYGYRGQQGGIPREEERAIIARPVWSAIAHIARREFNDRLKAAKILTGRWHTGTNLVDRLLGKELCVLAWAAEPANEEQLPIICSKWAALRPEERWWLFSVTVAEAGLPNDTQRGWRRALFLALSDGEKPASRKRRPRPIEQDLFKLPLFEDSA, from the coding sequence GTGATTGAGCGGCCCAAGACGATCGACTTCGGCGCGCCCGATGCGTACGGCGCGCATCTCTTCCGCGTCGAGATTCTTGCCTCACGACATGAGCCGGTCGTGATCGTCGAGGACTACGGCTACCGCGGTCAGCAGGGCGGCATCCCGCGGGAGGAGGAACGCGCCATTATCGCGCGTCCGGTGTGGTCGGCCATCGCCCACATCGCCCGCCGTGAATTCAATGACCGGCTCAAGGCGGCGAAGATCCTGACCGGCCGCTGGCATACCGGCACCAACCTGGTGGACCGGCTTCTCGGCAAAGAGCTGTGCGTATTGGCGTGGGCGGCCGAGCCCGCCAACGAAGAGCAGCTTCCGATCATTTGCAGCAAGTGGGCGGCGCTGCGCCCCGAAGAGCGCTGGTGGCTCTTCTCCGTGACAGTCGCCGAGGCCGGCTTGCCGAATGACACCCAGCGCGGCTGGCGGCGTGCGCTCTTTCTCGCGCTTTCGGATGGCGAGAAGCCCGCGTCCCGCAAGCGACGGCCGCGACCCATCGAGCAGGATCTGTTCAAGTTGCCGCTGTTCGAGGATTCGGCGTGA